The window CAAAACCTAACCCTAATCTTAACTCTAAGCCTAACCTAAACTGGACAAATTATGGATAGAAACCAATATGGCGTCAAAGTGCATAATGTATAAAACAACTGAAAAATACTTTGTTATATATACACAGAACTTTTGAATTGATAGATTCTTAAACTTAATACTTGTATTTTGATTCTATTTATCGAATACtatagaatatataaaaaaggGTCAACAATTTTTGATCCTCCAAAGTAAAGTTCAGTcggtaataaaaatataatcagCTAGATTCATAATTACTTCTAATAAATGACTTAATATTAAATAGAAGTGTATAGGTTAAATAAATGAATAGATAACACTTACTGGGAAACTTTTTATCTTGAAAAGCTGGTGTAGTCCAGTCAGATATCTATgtcaaaaaataatataaaaatgtgaaGAATCTCCATAAACAAAGGAAAAGGAAACCATATATACAACGAACCTTGCCCAATCTGTCGCCCTTTGAGAATGGTTGATAAGGTATATCTTTAAATTGATCAGGTAACTCACAAGGACCCCATCCATCGGGATTATGTTGAATTGCAGGAGCTTGAAAGTGGGCTATCTCTTCTTCTCTGTGAACAGCATCTTCTAAAACAACCACGTCGTCCGTCATTCTGTACTTTTAGTACGAAAGACGTGAGACACGATGGCACAACCTATTTGCCGGAAAGACCGGCGACGCCATGATGctttttacgataaaaattcattCATACTCAAAAAGGAAGCATGGTGGCGCCATGTATCGGTGAAAAGTTAACTATTTGTTAGTACTACTGATTCACCGATAGATAGCGCAATCATGTTCAAATAGTACACTTTGTACAAATTGCATGTAATTAACTAACTATGTACAAACGAAATAATATTATGCAGGAAAGATTTATGAAAGTTAAAGCTTTAACGTAATTCGTAAACAGTTCAAGAATTCGCcttataaatctagaaatttcattttttaatttcgtcaTAAAAAGATTAGTTATAATGTTTTAAGATTTACTAGTTGCATGATTTTTTAAAGTTGCTTAGAACCACGGTCGATAACTACCTGTTTAGACTACATATTTAGATAAAACTAGAGAGAGAAgattgttttaattaatttcattcacaCTTTTCAAAATATAAAGGAGTTATTTGCTCAAGCTTATTACGATGTTTATTACGATatcaaaaattttataaatatgtattctCAGTTTGATTCAAGGCCGGTTTTCATGTGGTTTTCACCATAGTACTAAATATAGCAccaaataatatacatataaatacttACTTAGGTCTATAGCTTTCACGAAGATTTTTGCCATGTTTTTACTAttctaatatatatttatattcagtGGAATAGTGCACGTGTGTTACGACATTGTTTGTTACCGATTAAAACAATTTAAAGACAagatatgtaaataaaatttagtacatatttaaaaaacataattaaatattcataataatttataaaaaatgagCAACGTTATTCTAAAAGAAGCGTGAgtaatttctaataatttctcaaaataaCGTTATTAAATTTATCTTATAAATGATAAGACactaagaaaatatttttaaatatgaatttaaataaatttgtatgCTTTTAAATAAGAAGGTTTTTATATGTTATTGATATGATATGCTATATCTATTTGTTTCctgtgaaatattttaataaacatttagttattcattatattaaattacattCGATATAATTAGCATATATTACTAGTATCATTTCAGATCACAGATACTATGTATTTATGCATTAAAGAACCTCATTTGGAAAAAAGTTCTGGTATGAAAATATGATTTGTGTACATGTATTTAGCTAATTATATTCAATTCCAGGTTCGAAGTTGAATCCAAACATAGTGCATTTTATACAGGAGGAAATGTTCAAGTATGTTGACtaaaaaatacatattatttatttttctttattttatcatttaattgTCATTTTGCATTATAGTGGAGTACAGATGGGCAGTATATGTTCTGCCAAAAATATGGTACTGTTTCTATATTATCATTAAAGAGTAGTACAGTAATATCTTATTTGGGAGGAAGCAATAACAATGAAGAGGAAGATACAATCAACACATTTATTGCAAGTAATAATGACTTAAACATCATCACACATCACAAAAGTGGTCTTTTTAAATTATGGGACTGGAAAggtacataacattatattatatataaatatataacattacttaattttattatgaataattaattaaatacaatgatatgcatattattattatagataataaattaattaaactaTGGAAATCTATTCATAAGGGTCCTGTAGTTCGTATTGCTCATTCAATTGAAAGAAATTTGATGGCTTCTGGAGGTAGTGATGGTACAGTCAGATTATGGAATTTACATCATCATACTTGTACTCATAATCTGAAAGGAGTTCAGGGAGTAATAAGGTACTcattttaaacaaaatattatattttcatattatttataaaaattttagacatatttcataataaaatatgaaatcatATATTTGAATGAGAAATGTGACTATGCAAACATTTTCTAAAAATTCCATTTATTTAAATGATATATTAAagatttataatttgtattgtcttttgtttttaataaagtatgtatatttttcaataattttataaatgttacaAATTTTGAGTTATTATAACaaacattattattttatatatggaACAGAATCACTGAATACATACCACTGCAAAACATGctataattcttttaattcataTAAATTTTGCAATACTCTGTAATATATCTCAAAAATTGAAAATCAGatgtaaaattttaaattaacaaattgTATGGAAATTGGTTTTTATGATCACTCATTTCTTTTACTATCTATCTTCAATTACATCATTTTAAGATATATAATGTACAgtatatgaatttttataaaatttgtgaaatataatataattttagtaTTCTAGTTTTTCATCCAAATGTTGAAAAAGAGCTTATCTTTGCTGCTGGCGATGATACCAAAATCCATGGATGGAGTATTAAAACTGGTAAAGAAGAAATTATACTTTCTGGACATTTCAGTAAAGTTACTTCTTTATCTTTCCTCAAGGACAAGAATTATTTAGTTAGGTAATATATTGAAACTACATTTCTTATCTTGTATAttactaaatataaaatttgtgaTATGTATAATGCACATTGGTCTTACGTAGTTCAGGAAGAGATAGAGTACTCATTTTATGGGATCTTTCGTCTGGATCATCAATGCGAGTTTTACCAGTTTATGAGGAAATAGAAGATACATTTATAATACCTAAAAATATGTTACTACCCTTTGATAAAAAAGATGAAAATCCTATATATGTTGCTGCTGCAGGAAAAAAAGGTGCAATCatacatttttcaatatttatatggattaaattaatatttgtcaaTTTTTTTGTCAAGAATATTTACATCTTATTTGGCTGTTccaaaattttgttttttttttatgtaatttacgtattttttagaataatacaaatatataaataataattaaatatttattttgtaattcaAATTCCTTTAGGAGTTGTAAAAATTTGGGAGATGAAGACTGGTAGAAAAGTATATGTGCAAAACAGTTCAGCTGCAAAGGGAACAGGATCTCCATCAATTATACATTTACTTTATAATGATAGTAGTAATAACTTTGCTGTAGTTACGGTTGATCATAATATAATTATCCATTCATTAGAAACATTTGATTGTCTGAAACAGGTAAAttcgttttttaaaaataataataaaattgatattttatataataggtAGGTTCTATAAtgaatacaatttttattgttACAGTTAGTAGGTTACAGTGATGAAATTTTAGATGTTGTATATCTTGGAGATAATGGGAGTCATATAGCTGTTGCTACAAATAGTTGTGACATAAAACTGTACAATATTTCAACCATGAATTGCGAATTGCTATGTGGTCATACAGATATTGTGTTATCTCTTGCTACTACACTTGCTAATGTCTATTTACTTATTTCTTCAGCAAAGGTATTtattgtatacatttcataaattattaatGAATTGAAATCAACATATAGTTGCGAAAATTGCTTTAATGTAAGAAAAAatgtttatgaaatatatatgaaatttttaataatgttttataatttatagGACAATAGTATTCGAGTATGGCTTATGGATAAACAAACAACTAAAGTATCTTGCATTGCATCTGCTACTAGACATACTGCTCCCGTTGGTTCTGTAGCAATTTCTCACATGTCTACAAAATTTTTTGCTTCTGTCGGTCAAGATTCATGTCTTAAATTATGGGAGatatcaaataatattaattttaaaggtAAACAAAATACCTTTTTAtatcataaattattatttctatcaCTTAGTGTTATTTTATGTGTTCAATGATTGCAGACACATGCTCTGTAAATGTTGTTCTGACAACATTGGCTCATCGAAAAGATATTAATAGCGTGGATATTTCACCAAATGATAAATTTATTGCTACTGGATCACAAGATAAAACAGCAAAGGTATAATACATAAAATTCATTGTATATCAAAATATAGGATGTTTCTTTTAAATGGAAAGAGTGGAATATTTTctgataaaatatttcatttttgttaACATAAGACATAATATCCGAAAATTGAACGGATATTTATATGGATataatgtttattttatatatcttcatAGACATTTTATATGTACTGTATTATTCGTTATGGTACATAATATTGTTCTATAATGTtagtattaaatttttttacTATTAATTACTAGTCTTCTAAATTCTATATATATCATTAGCTTCTGCATTACTGTATATAACTTCATTTCAATATGAATGTACTACTTAAGAAActatttttgttaaaaatacTTTGAAACATACTCTAAATGTTATAGTTATGGTCTGCAGACGATTTAATTTTACTTGGTGTATTTCGTGGTCACCATAGAGGAGTTTGGTGTGTTCGATTTTCTCCTATAGATCAGGTACTTTTGACGACATCGGGAGATTCTACAATAAAACTTTGGTCGCTGACAGAACTTCAGTGTTTAaaagtaattataattatttatttgttaataattattattaaaataatataactcaattatttttattaaaatatatatttataattatcgataattttttttatatgataGACTCTTGAGGGCCATGAATCATCAGTATTAAAAGCAGAATTTTTATCACGAGGAATGCAAATAATTACTGCAAGTGGAGATGGTCTTTTGAAGCTTTGGAATATTAAGACATCCGAATGTATATGTACTTTAGAACAGCATGAGAGTCGCGTATGGACACTCGCAGGTGAATATTATTTTAACGTTTTTCaatcaatatattatatttattatatcataCTTTAATTGTAGTTAGTAAAAATGAGAGAACTATTATCAGTGGTGGAAGTGATTCATTGCTAGTTATTTGGAAAGATGTAactgaagaaaataaaataaaagctgcAATGAAATTAGAACAACTTGCATTGGAAGAACAAAAACTAGCAAATTTACTAAAAGCAAATAAATTAACATCTGCGTTAAACATAGCTTTAAAGCTAGAACGTCCTTTCCAAGTTCTCAAAATTGTAGAAAGTAAGTTTTAATTATGCATTATCAATGAGAGCATGCATCATTTAATATAACttcttatataattatatacaagATGATCCACTTAACTATAAGTATCttaaattatacattatatggaaaACAGATTTGCATGATATTAAGAAAGTATTAAATagcatatttctttttatgaacAAGAAAGTTTTAAAAAGGATCTTGAAAAAGGTTAACATtttctaaaatatgatatactTCTTATTTCGTATTATATGCATATATTCTTATTGTCTTTAAACTTAACCATTGATAagatattttacttttaattagAGAACTCAGAATAATGAAGCAATATaaactttaattttaaaaaattgtagcTAAAGTCAAACTAAGTCTATATGCTTCTAAATATTAAACGGTAGAAATTTCAACCAAAGTTCTTTGGATAAATAGAGATCTTATGCAtccgttcctttttttttattttattttggaaAAGATGTTTTTTCTCCACTGAGCTCTTTAATTAAAGTAAAcgttgttaagtagagttgttattgaaatgtttaatattatgtaaagtaaattttcaagaaaaagagTAGTTATGTCACTAACGATTAACTCTTTCTGGTCGTAATTTCTGTGGCATTGGTCTCCCCAATATTACAATGCCGGGTAATAACAGGACTTTGTCCAGCAAGAGTTAATGTTACATGTGAAGATAAAGTGaatcattttatataattaataattgaacCAGAACGCGACTATTTTTTCGTTCCTcttatgttttttatttttcatctaTCAGCCATTTTAAAGGAAAATAATCGCAATTTTGAAGAAACAATTCGTGACTTAAAACCCATGTATAAAGAAGAGTTATTGAAGTGTGCTGTTACATGGAATGTCAATAGTAAAAATTGTCAAGTTGCTCAGGTAAGTTTTCACATAATTGAATATGTTATTCCTTCAAATAAGAAATTTGATTATAATTTTACATGTTTCTATAATGTTCATGATTAATAGGTAGTCATAAACACGTTAATGATGGAAATGGAAAATTTGGAATTCCAAACAAAATTAACTTCTACATTGGAATCTATGATACCATATACTGAACGCCATTATATAAGAATTACAAAATTGTTACAAAATCTGCATATACTTACTTATACTCTTAATCGTATGAAACCACGTATTACGTCcataaatgtaaattaaatgtatataaatatataatttatataataaatataaatatataaatataactttcTTTTCTATATACCAcacatgtgtgtgtatgtgaaTGCTTTTTATAGCGAATGGATATAGATGGAGAATTTTTGTAGATAGCAGTATGAATCAGTGTTAATTATTTACTATATAAACAGCACATgccaaaatatttgtaaatttcgAAGAGTTTTTTTTCTATTATAACTATAATATAAACTTATATTTCAAGAAAGTACAAAATTTCATGACTTCTTTTATTATGGTATGGTACTTTCAACATACCCTGTATACCTTGTGTACAATACCAACTTAGTATTATATACAAGCACCTGAGTGTTCACTTTATAAAAGAATACTGTAAGTGGGAGGAATGGTTGGGTAATATTTGGTTTCTAGCTAATTTACTCAAGACCATGCATGTATATTCAAGAAAGAATCAGTCCAAGTTTATTAGTGAAACAGATAAGTCATCAGGAAACGTAAGATGGCCTTAAGAATTTGTTCTTTCGTGTCTTTTATTTATCTACTACAACTTTTACATTTAAATACATCTGCTATGTAAGTTATACTTAATTAAATccattcctttaatttttattaaatttagtgACTCTATCCActaaatattcttttaaattttttctAGTTAGAAATATCATTCAACTTTTTATATCAATGTGAAAGAGTTTGTTTAAGTAAAGCTTATTAACTTACTGAAAGCTTAATAAAgctatttattcaaataaatctacatattaatcttattttctacaattttaaataaatacaaatttttatatagtTACTAGCATAGATCAGTATCATGAAAAGAAATCATCTTCATCCTAATaaagtatatattataaaatgtccagaattataatttagttatgtatattattgaatacatgtttaatataatttttgtatataaaaatttttgtggaattggacaaatagtggtAAAAAGctactttttttaaattaatttggaCACTAAAAAGTCTAAAAAAACATATTTTGtaaagatatttataaatactatCTATTTTCATGCATAACtatttaaaatatctaaaaatatttgtaagtGCTATCTATTTCCATGTATGTTTTGTATCCTAATACATAACTAAATTTTGAAACACTTGTGTAAACATTAGTGTTCAAAGTTGATTACATTAATCTTtaagttattgaaattatattttcaacagttttatattattttatctgtaTCTGAATTATTATATGATTAAACAGCATAAATGAGGTAATTTACAAAAAAAGATAAATTAAGAAAAGTATCTCTTTACTCTTCCATAATTTATCTATATCTATTATAGCTTTATTTGTAAttgcaataattattaaatttttatttataattttccaattttcataatttttatgttggattaataataaattttaattatagaaTAAGACTACACACTCCCcctctctcttttttattttgtgaaaacaaagtatatgtattatattcaATATTACATTTCATCAACCAATTAAACTGTTTTATACTACATGTACATGCATATACCACTAAATTACGCACatcagaagaagaaaaaaaagattctGAATCATGATACGCAATTTTATGAAGAAAAATATTGATAACTTACATAAACAGTTAAATGTTTGATGTCATAAATTAATATGCTTATGTGGTAGATAAGATTTTATTGTTGAGATTGGTATTAAAGTCTTGATTAGAGCATTAATATTCGATTGTATtagttaataaaaattttttacttGTCATACTAgatatcagaataaataatgtAGATGATAAAATATGATACTTAAtgatataaacaaaatataataaatagattaaaaattttataattttttaaggtATTTATCTATACTTATTCTTATCTTATAAActatgaaatataatatattttttatatctgtTTATAAAGTACTTGTTTATTTTAGTTGtgtttattcatatttatttcatgaaATAATCATATCCATAGTAAACTATCATTGCTATGCTTTTCAGAAATATTTCAACTTGCAATAACAAAGAAATTCTTTTTATAATGTAGAGTCACATGCATTGCATTATGTCACCAGCATTAGTACAAAGCAACAATGAACTATTCTTACTACTTAGTAACGTCTGGAATTTTAATTCAAGGACTTTCTTTGAAAGCAGTTTTATCTTTTTACGTATTGAAGTATAACTAAATATCACTAAcaaatatatactattgatactactaattaaattatcaactataatgttattatatatatttttataaatttttacagaatttttttataacattattaa of the Bombus affinis isolate iyBomAffi1 chromosome 6, iyBomAffi1.2, whole genome shotgun sequence genome contains:
- the LOC126917239 gene encoding transducin beta-like protein 3; the encoded protein is MSNVILKEAFEVESKHSAFYTGGNVQWSTDGQYMFCQKYGTVSILSLKSSTVISYLGGSNNNEEEDTINTFIASNNDLNIITHHKSGLFKLWDWKDNKLIKLWKSIHKGPVVRIAHSIERNLMASGGSDGTVRLWNLHHHTCTHNLKGVQGVISILVFHPNVEKELIFAAGDDTKIHGWSIKTGKEEIILSGHFSKVTSLSFLKDKNYLVSSGRDRVLILWDLSSGSSMRVLPVYEEIEDTFIIPKNMLLPFDKKDENPIYVAAAGKKGVVKIWEMKTGRKVYVQNSSAAKGTGSPSIIHLLYNDSSNNFAVVTVDHNIIIHSLETFDCLKQLVGYSDEILDVVYLGDNGSHIAVATNSCDIKLYNISTMNCELLCGHTDIVLSLATTLANVYLLISSAKDNSIRVWLMDKQTTKVSCIASATRHTAPVGSVAISHMSTKFFASVGQDSCLKLWEISNNINFKDTCSVNVVLTTLAHRKDINSVDISPNDKFIATGSQDKTAKLWSADDLILLGVFRGHHRGVWCVRFSPIDQVLLTTSGDSTIKLWSLTELQCLKTLEGHESSVLKAEFLSRGMQIITASGDGLLKLWNIKTSECICTLEQHESRVWTLAVSKNERTIISGGSDSLLVIWKDVTEENKIKAAMKLEQLALEEQKLANLLKANKLTSALNIALKLERPFQVLKIVETILKENNRNFEETIRDLKPMYKEELLKCAVTWNVNSKNCQVAQVVINTLMMEMENLEFQTKLTSTLESMIPYTERHYIRITKLLQNLHILTYTLNRMKPRITSINVN